gggaaggttactttagaaatgtaataggttacagaatataaaataaaaatatttaatgaaaaaagtcaaaagtctggcatgggcttaattggtactgtgacacgaTTTAAGCCCATgccatgatttatttaaaaaatatatacaaacattGATATCAAagacagcaatatatgtattcagtaagtAATATTCAAAAATGAGGggaaaaccctcctgagcaaaatcttaaggtgtgacttcagatgtaaccccctttataatcatcatttattttgtaattaaatgaatgtAACTAGTTTCTCCCCAACACTGgcaatataaaacagaaaagtttTTAATTTAGTAAATAACTATACATGTGTAGTTACTATGTATTAACTGTTAATTAACAAAACcatgttaattaaaaacataaatacatttgatacACACACTTGTCATTTTAATTAGTGCTTTCAATTAACAACATTTGCCCCATTTCAGATGAAAGGCGGAGTAATTAACGCTTCGAGCAGTAGAAATGTCCCTCGTCGGACGCCGTCCCCCGTAGTAGACACATGGCCCCTGGGATCGTGCTGAAGGTGACAGGTGGGAAAATGCCGGCAGCTCTGAGTTTGTTAACGGTCACCGTGCTCGCTGACACCGGTGTCGGAGAGAAAGAAGCGTCTGCTCCGTTAAACCGAGACGACCTGTCCCTGTACGCCGCTCCTCCTGCTCTCAAAGTCCGGTACGCGGAGCATGAAGCCGGTCAGCTGGAGCAAAGTGTCGCCACCATCCGGAGGGCAACGGAGCCGTACACGACTTGGTGTCAGAGCGCCTATGCCAAAATTAAACCCAAAGTTCACGGGGTCGTGCAACTTGGGAATGACACCTATGCGTATTTGAAGGATCCACCCAAGGACTTCTACCCCCGGGCAGGAGTCATCGCCTTCACCGGTGTGTTGGGGCTGTTTCTGGCCAGAGGCTCCAGGATTAAGAAGCTCATCTACCCTGCGGGGCTGGTGACCGTGAGCACCTCCCTCTACTACCCCGAGCAGGCTGCAGCTATCGCAAAGTCAACCGGGGACTCCATCTACGACTCGGCGGTGCGCAGCTTTGCCAGCGTGGAGAAGATGGTGAAGACCGGGGGCAAAACTGAGACAAAGCCCACCGACTCAGAGAAGAAACCCTAATGATGTCTGCACCAGCTCAGCAATaacaaatcagttttttttttttcttccgtCCTGATACTGTAGgtcaggggggtcaaacatgcggcccgcgggccacAACAGGCCcgccgaggagtccaatccggcccactttcctttctgtctccttttccttccatcttcccctctttcttccttcctcccttccatctgtcctttcttcctttccttcccattttgtcttccttccatctttcctgtcttctcttccttccctccatctgtctttcattccttccttccatccatcttttaaTGGGTCCACATAAGATCATATTGGGCCGTAtatatgtggcccttgaattatgagtttgaccctcctgctgTAGATTGATTGACACATGAAACCTTCACAGCCTGCCTGATGTGTGTGACTTTCTCATGCCCACTCtttgcactaaaaaaaaagcttctaaTGTAAACTCAGGCCGGGCATGGCCTGTCACAAAAAGAGCTGCAACTTGAATTATTTAATTTACCTCTGCTTCTGATttgaatgtatatttatgtagagaattaataaaaaattataacattGTCTTACATTAAAGCCTTAATTCTGTGTCTTTAGTACTGTTACAATCATTTACAAGATGAATTTAAATCAACTGCAGCTAAAAGAGATAAAACAGCCTACTGACACTATTCTGAAGTATTTTAAGTCAAAAATGTGACAGTTGACTTCTTAAAGGGAGAATTTGCCACTCGTCTTACGTTGTAAACTCGCAGTTAATACCAAAGCTATTTTAAGAATGCACCTTGGCCTCTAGGAAATTGTTACCCTTTCCCCTTCTTCATGATTTGTACAAcagttaatcagttaattgagaAACAACTGACTATTCTGATAATGGTTTTAAggcatttttaagcaaatatgtGATGGTTCTGGCTTTTTAAATGGAGAATTTGTCACTCTTCTTGTCTTACATTAGAGTAAACATAGTCTTTGACTTTGGCACAGTTACATAATACAAGCTATTTAAAGAAGTCACCTTGGCCTTTATGAAATTGTTACGGACACTTTTCCCcttgttaatgttttatacaccagttaattgagaaaataataaactacTGACACCTGATTATTCATTTTAAGCAAATATCTCAACATATTTGATGTTTCTGGCTTCTTAAAAGAAGGAATTTGTCACTCTTCTTGTGTTACATTATAGTAAACTTGCCGTTTCAAGAATTCACCCTGGCCTTTAAGAAATTGTTACGGACactctttcccttctttcttaCGTTTTGTAGACCAGTTAATAaattcattgagaaaataataaactacTGACACTATTCTGaaattttaagtcatttttcaagcaaaaatgtcaaaatatttaatgattcTGGCTTCTTAAAGGGAGAATTTGCTGCTCTTCTTGTATTAAATCATAGTAAACTTAAAGGTTTTGGCTTTTACGCTGTTGTTTAtacaaaataaactattttaaaaattcaCCTTGGACTGTAGGAAATTGTTATGACACTTTTCCATCAATTGTTACGTTTTCTACATCagttaattgagaaaattaacagattaattgaaAATATTTGCAAATTTTAGCTATAAAAACCTACATATTAATACTTAATATCTAGGAAGTAATTACTACTTACTCTTATAATGCACACATCGAGCTCCAGACTAGTTTGAgcctcaaaatgaaaacatgttgcGGTGGTAAATGGGAGCTAACGTCTGGCTCAGaagcattcatttaaaaaaagtcagattaaaTAACCATATTAAACTTAAAAGTTTGGGCCTTTACACTGTTTATGCAAAATAAGCTATTTAAAGAATTTACCTTGGCCCATAGGAAATTGTTATGGacacttttctcctttttatgttttgtacaccatttaattcagaaaataagcaaattaattgaaaatattTGCTAGTTGCAGGTctaaaaatctgaatatttagAGAAAACAGTGCTTACTTTTATAATGCACACTAGCTTCTAGACTAGTTTGAGCTTCATGCTGAAGTTGGCTCTGAagtattaatttttaaaaaagtcagaTTAAATTAGCATTACAACCCTTCCTGTAAAGTTTGTTAGCCAAATTGTGTTAAACTCTGATTACCAATAACCAATACCTGAAGCCCAAGGGGGAATGAACACTGTATGACTGTTTAACATCTTTATTAAtctcagccaaaaaaaaagaaaaaaaagtatacaaaaaaaaaattaaatatgaaccACTTTAAAGAAATTCCTCCTCAGAGCAGGACCAGCTTCTCATTCAGAGCGATCTGTGCTTGGGTGAGGTTAGACAGGTAGGTCACCATCAACAGGTCCtgtaaaagtcaaaaacagAGAATTCACATTATTAGAAAAATCTTACAGGGAAACAAAAGTGAAGAACTACAGCTATCACAACTTCTCTGGTGCTCTTGTGTATGCAGGATGTGTGCTTGGTTAAACAGCACCAAAAATAGGAGGCAAAGTCTAATTTGGTTCctactataatcaatgagagagTGAAAATGTCCTAAAAACAAGCCAGAGTGCAGCAAGTTAAATAAAGGATGTAAATGATGCAATGAGGGCAGTGATGAGATAAATTATAGTTGTTTATATGAGAAGTTAATGCAGCATTTCACATTAATTACATAGAGTGTGGCGGCCTGCCATCATGGTCTAATTTGTGCTGCTAATTTGTATTTTAGTTATTTGGAAAAACACGATGCAAACCTGAAACAATGTAggaaaagatatttactgaaaaatgtcGAAATTACTAAGTAAtgaactagttgaacttggATTATCActcctgctttctttttttcagagctgaaatatgagCATAAGTctttttttgatggtttgtttggaacatttatgaactgGTAAAATGTCTCTCCcatgctttgtgggtgtgtcatcaccattcataACAATACAACCAGTAGTTCAATTACTAAAGCACTACATTTTTtctagatataacctcttaattttgctctcagtGCACCCTAATGATgtatttgacttaaaaatgtaaataaaaataaaaaagtctgtgggaaacactgtaaTGTATTGACAGGTTTATAGCAGGTGAGGAGGGACTTACGTTGATGTTGGAGTTGAGCATGTTCTCGAAGTCCTCGGCTGAGATGGTGGGCACCTTGTTGACCAGATCCATCAGGAAACGGCCCACGCTGTTATCTGCTGCCACCTTGCCAGACTGAGACAGATCGAACAGCGTTACATTTACGGCCGCTATTGACCCACTTGACAAACGCCCTCTAGAGACACTCATGATTGATGTAGTTGACAGCAGGGATACAAACAGCAGGAGGCAGTGTCTTATCAATCAGTATATATGGGAACAGTTTTTCTGGTTTGATACTGACTTGCACGCCATCATTCCAacagctctaaaactcaccagcACATCGTCGATGTATGCCAGCACTGTGGTCAGCATGTCCTGTACTCGGGCTGCAGAACCAGCCACCTGggacaggtcagaggtcaggccCTTGGTGCGACTGGGAGCGTCACGTGTCCTCTGGAGAAGAtccactgaaacacaaagatgGAGTGTTATACATACAGTGCTACAAGTGAGAATCAAGAACAGAGTGAGAAGGAAGTAGAACAGTCGGAAAAATGTACAACTTAAAAGATAAGTCACttttagggctgggtattggtactcgatacctctattaaaaaaaaaggtatagaCCAAAATCAATTGATACCAAGTAAAATTGAAATGTCTCCCGTCAAATGAtccctgcaatcaatcctttttgcacctagagttagaaaatatgactgtttgtatggacttgcttgTTCTTCgttttaatgcgacatgtgattggtccactgccacagcagctacgaccCGTCTGGTGGTGAAATCGTGGTGAATATGAATTAGTgcacttagcagttcagcagccaagacgCCACCTAAAagctctaaagtgtggctacactacacgcctcttacactggataaaagcaagtgcacaaaatgtggaaaacGTTTATTTGGAAAAACCAGGAACAGTATTAATATGATTAAGCACTTGCTTACAGATGGAGAAAACTTACGGGTGGAAAACTGCAATATGTCCTCTGAAGTGGACACGCCACGCCACACAACATTACTTCAGGTAAGATTAATGCTTAGTAGACTGACTTATCCCTTTGGGCATGTTGTAGTGAGTTATggtttacacacatacatgaatgaaaagtgtgtgtgatgtatgctGCGACCCACATGctgattttgagcattttgtatttaataaatattaataatttgaagactttcaaaatgcattagtgtaaaaatctaataatttagatgtggaggagtggtggcattttatgcaatatAATGCTTCTATTTACATGATGGGTATGGAATGAAGTCCTAAATTGGTATCGgtataatcatttttaaaaacaatacccagccctaaagTGAGAAGTTGTTTTCAAACAGTCATCTTCGTGTATTGTTTGTATTCTTACCGCCTATCCTCTCAGTGTCATACTGGATGTACTTGACGGACAGTGGGGTGAACATGACACCGACTGTCTTTCCTGGTACGCCCATCTGTGCACTGTGTggaagagacacacaaacatatttagACACACACGAGTCTGCAGCTGGTCACACAAACAAAGAGAGTTAACGACAGGTGAACCGACCTGACGTAGGCGCGGATGCTCATCTTGCCGCTCTGCAGAGCTGAGTCCACGGTCAGGTGAATGGGGTTGGTGGCCTCGCGGCTGTAGTACTCATGAATGAGCACAGAGTGTTCTGTGATGTCAAAGCCGGTGGCGTACCTGTCAGGAAAAATGTCCCTTTGCTTAATGTTCctcccaaacaaacaaacaaaaacaaaaaaaacaccttacaaatattaaatatgatcataaTGTCTGACATACCAGCCGATGATGACCTCAGTAGGTGACACCCTCTTGTGGAGCTCGTACATGTTCTTGGCGAACTCCATGTCCACAGCGACCTGTTGTCAAAGAGGACAGATTTGACACATGACCACGCCGTTTCACAATATCCCCGCTTTTACAGCATGAGGCAGCCATCTGGGTCcatcacttctttacttttacagcCATCAAAAAATCCCACATGAATATATTTCATATGTAAGGAAGAGCTGTAGGTATTATGCAGATGTAGAGCAGATGTTACAAGTCTCACAGGGTACTTTCACCCCAATGGAAATGTTGTATGAACCAGTATCAACACATCTTTTAATACATGATTGAATTAAGTTTAAAAACGCACCTCATCTTCGGACTCATTGTGGGGGACAGAGAAGCAGTTGGTCACCTCGATAGAGTGCTTGTCAATTGTACCTG
This genomic interval from Scomber scombrus chromosome 11, fScoSco1.1, whole genome shotgun sequence contains the following:
- the eif3f gene encoding eukaryotic translation initiation factor 3 subunit F → MSFTGAARQSSFSNMSVYGPVVKIHPVVLASICDSYERRNEGASRCIGTLLGTIDKHSIEVTNCFSVPHNESEDEVAVDMEFAKNMYELHKRVSPTEVIIGWYATGFDITEHSVLIHEYYSREATNPIHLTVDSALQSGKMSIRAYVSAQMGVPGKTVGVMFTPLSVKYIQYDTERIGVDLLQRTRDAPSRTKGLTSDLSQVAGSAARVQDMLTTVLAYIDDVLSGKVAADNSVGRFLMDLVNKVPTISAEDFENMLNSNINDLLMVTYLSNLTQAQIALNEKLVLL
- the LOC133990209 gene encoding MICOS complex subunit MIC26-like — its product is MAPGIVLKVTGGKMPAALSLLTVTVLADTGVGEKEASAPLNRDDLSLYAAPPALKVRYAEHEAGQLEQSVATIRRATEPYTTWCQSAYAKIKPKVHGVVQLGNDTYAYLKDPPKDFYPRAGVIAFTGVLGLFLARGSRIKKLIYPAGLVTVSTSLYYPEQAAAIAKSTGDSIYDSAVRSFASVEKMVKTGGKTETKPTDSEKKP